A genomic stretch from Desulfotignum balticum DSM 7044 includes:
- a CDS encoding SDR family oxidoreductase has translation MASIGIDEDQDMLAAIRHCIPVLEQIVERPELLAKLSENDRVALLSAAGKIARPGPEEIRKRKKDKQQRKRRAIVEKEKRLRAATGIRKAREATVFTAPLKISGPVSVTKETGQTLESPRNCYVCKAAFKQVHHFYDTMCPECAEFNYQKRFQTASLKGQVALITGSRLKIGYQATLMMLRAGAKVIATTRFPRDSALRFSKENDFSDWGHRLQIYGLDLRHTPSVELFCDYIKNTYQRLDILINNAAQTVRRPPGFYAHLMENETRDTELLPEDAQTLLGQYGKCISRLTSGRPENIGEEKALPVTWNGSAPGIGLRMSAQLSQIPYSYDHSLDVPEVFPAGKLDADRQQVDLRKTNSWRLRLGEIQTSEMLEIQLVNSVAPFVLCNRLAELMKQDNTGQKHIVNVSAMEGKFLRFKKGSRHPHTNMAKASLNMLTHTAASDLARYGIYMNAVDTGWVTDEDPAVLAKQKIADHDFQPPLDIVDGAARICDPFFHGIITGKHWCGKFLKDYFPIDW, from the coding sequence GTGGCATCCATCGGAATTGATGAGGATCAGGATATGCTGGCGGCCATACGGCACTGCATACCGGTGCTGGAGCAAATTGTTGAGCGGCCGGAACTTCTGGCAAAATTATCAGAGAATGACCGCGTTGCCCTGCTTTCTGCGGCAGGGAAAATTGCCCGGCCTGGTCCTGAAGAGATACGAAAACGGAAGAAGGACAAACAACAGCGTAAGCGCAGGGCCATTGTTGAAAAGGAAAAGCGGCTGAGGGCTGCCACCGGTATCCGCAAGGCCAGGGAAGCCACTGTGTTTACCGCGCCGCTGAAGATTTCAGGTCCTGTTTCGGTGACAAAAGAGACCGGGCAGACGCTGGAATCCCCCCGGAACTGCTATGTATGCAAGGCCGCGTTTAAACAGGTCCATCACTTCTACGATACCATGTGCCCGGAATGCGCGGAGTTCAACTATCAGAAACGCTTTCAGACCGCGTCCCTGAAGGGTCAGGTGGCATTGATCACGGGGTCCCGTCTTAAAATCGGATACCAGGCCACCCTGATGATGCTCAGGGCCGGGGCAAAGGTGATTGCCACGACCCGGTTTCCCAGGGATTCCGCCCTCCGGTTTTCAAAGGAGAATGATTTTTCCGACTGGGGCCACAGGCTTCAGATTTACGGTCTGGATCTGAGACATACCCCGAGTGTGGAGCTGTTCTGTGATTATATCAAGAATACGTATCAGCGGCTGGACATCCTGATCAATAATGCGGCCCAGACCGTCCGCCGGCCCCCTGGATTTTACGCGCATCTCATGGAAAATGAGACCAGGGACACGGAACTGCTGCCTGAGGATGCTCAGACCCTTCTGGGGCAGTATGGCAAATGCATCTCCCGGCTGACGTCCGGCCGGCCGGAAAATATCGGGGAGGAAAAGGCCCTGCCCGTGACCTGGAACGGATCGGCACCGGGGATAGGGCTGCGCATGTCGGCACAATTGTCCCAGATTCCCTATTCCTATGACCATTCTCTGGATGTGCCCGAGGTGTTCCCTGCAGGCAAACTGGATGCAGACCGCCAGCAGGTGGATCTGCGCAAGACCAACTCCTGGCGGTTGCGGCTGGGAGAAATCCAGACATCTGAAATGCTGGAGATCCAGCTGGTCAACTCCGTGGCACCCTTTGTGCTGTGCAACCGCCTGGCAGAGCTGATGAAGCAGGACAACACAGGGCAGAAGCATATTGTGAATGTCTCGGCAATGGAGGGCAAGTTCCTGAGGTTTAAGAAGGGCAGCCGCCATCCCCACACCAACATGGCCAAGGCCTCCTTGAACATGCTCACCCATACGGCGGCCAGTGACCTGGCCAGGTACGGCATTTACATGAATGCCGTGGATACGGGCTGGGTAACGGATGAGGATCCGGCGGTCCTGGCAAAACAAAAAATAGCTGATCATGATTTCCAGCCCCCGCTGGATATTGTGGACGGGGCAGCCAGGATCTGCGACCCGTTTTTCCACGGGATCATCACGGGAAAACACTGGTGCGGTAAATTTCTAAAAGATTATTTCCCCATTGACTGGTAG
- a CDS encoding transposase yields MPRQPRIDAPGALHHVIAKGIDGTAIFRDEKDRKSFLKRLDVIFEETGTACYAWALLSNHFHLLLRTGAAPLSRVMRRLMTGHAVSFNLRHSRQGHLFQNRYKSILCQEDAYFLELVRYIHLNPLRAGLVNDMDRLDRYPFSGHAVVMGTATQSWQHVDEVLSCFGKQQGQARMRYRDFIAQGIEQGCRTDLTGGGLVRSHGGWTSVRDLHEAGLRATGDERILGDSDFVERMLTAAEDEFERRHTLKARGITVDTVAEKVAELLAMPVKEVWLPGRYKRTVEARSLVCYVAVREIRVTMRSLARRFGISTAAVSKAVARGRRILEEKEINIDKLIS; encoded by the coding sequence ATGCCGCGACAGCCACGCATAGACGCGCCGGGGGCGCTTCACCACGTTATCGCCAAAGGTATTGACGGAACGGCGATCTTCAGGGATGAAAAGGACCGAAAATCGTTTCTGAAACGGCTGGACGTCATTTTCGAAGAAACGGGCACGGCCTGTTACGCCTGGGCACTGCTGTCCAACCATTTTCATCTGCTGCTGCGGACCGGCGCTGCTCCCCTTTCCAGGGTCATGCGACGATTGATGACGGGCCATGCGGTCAGCTTCAACCTGCGTCATAGTCGCCAGGGGCATCTGTTTCAGAATCGCTACAAGTCAATCCTCTGCCAGGAGGATGCCTATTTTCTTGAGCTGGTTCGCTATATTCATCTGAACCCGCTACGGGCCGGCCTGGTGAACGACATGGATCGCCTTGACAGGTATCCCTTCTCAGGGCATGCCGTTGTCATGGGAACGGCCACGCAATCCTGGCAGCATGTAGATGAGGTTCTATCCTGTTTCGGTAAGCAGCAGGGACAGGCGCGAATGAGATACCGGGACTTTATCGCCCAGGGGATCGAGCAGGGCTGTCGGACAGATTTGACCGGCGGCGGTCTTGTTCGCAGCCACGGCGGATGGACTTCCGTGAGAGATCTTCATGAAGCGGGTCTGCGTGCTACCGGTGATGAACGCATTCTGGGCGACAGCGACTTTGTTGAACGAATGCTTACCGCTGCGGAAGATGAGTTTGAACGGCGGCACACCTTGAAGGCACGGGGAATAACCGTGGATACCGTTGCTGAAAAGGTTGCGGAACTTCTCGCCATGCCGGTAAAGGAGGTATGGCTGCCGGGGCGCTACAAGCGTACGGTAGAGGCACGAAGCCTGGTGTGCTACGTTGCCGTTCGCGAGATTAGAGTAACCATGCGATCCCTGGCCCGGCGTTTCGGCATTTCCACTGCGGCGGTAAGCAAGGCAGTCGCCCGGGGACGCCGAATACTTGAAGAAAAAGAAATCAACATTGATAAGTTGATAAGTTAA
- a CDS encoding 2-hydroxyacid dehydrogenase encodes MIDGQKILITRKYPAAGMDLLKKELFQLTFWEKDRPMTPDELSARAKDHHALVCTLTDRIDKPFLDRCSHLEIISQFAVGYDNIDIPEATRKGIPVGYTPDAMSEATADIAFGLMIAAARKFFFLHKTILTGEWGYFNPTGHLGFELKGKTLGILGLGRIGVKMAERCKSAYGMTILYHNRTPSPLAEKQLGARYVSFDRLLKQSDILSVHCALTPETRHIFDAQAFKKMKPSAVFINTARGPIHHEPDLIQALNQKQIWGAGLDVTNPEPMTPDNPLLSMENVCVLPHIGSGTMEARDQMSVLAAQNIIEFYKTGRVPHIVNSEVLA; translated from the coding sequence ATGATTGACGGACAGAAAATACTCATCACCCGAAAATATCCGGCCGCCGGCATGGATCTGCTGAAAAAGGAACTGTTCCAACTCACCTTCTGGGAAAAGGACCGGCCCATGACACCCGACGAGCTGTCAGCCCGGGCAAAAGATCACCACGCCCTGGTGTGCACCCTCACCGACCGCATCGACAAACCGTTTCTGGACAGGTGCTCCCATCTGGAAATCATTTCCCAGTTTGCCGTGGGATACGACAACATCGATATTCCGGAAGCCACCCGAAAAGGGATCCCCGTAGGCTACACCCCGGATGCCATGAGCGAGGCCACGGCCGACATCGCCTTTGGTCTGATGATCGCTGCGGCCCGGAAATTCTTTTTTCTGCACAAAACCATTCTCACGGGTGAGTGGGGGTATTTCAATCCCACTGGCCACCTGGGGTTTGAACTCAAGGGCAAAACCCTGGGCATTTTAGGCCTCGGCCGTATCGGTGTCAAAATGGCTGAACGGTGCAAATCCGCCTATGGCATGACAATCCTCTACCACAACCGCACCCCTAGTCCTTTGGCTGAAAAACAACTGGGCGCCCGGTATGTATCATTTGACCGGCTGCTTAAACAAAGCGATATCCTGTCGGTCCACTGCGCTCTGACGCCGGAGACCCGACACATTTTCGATGCTCAGGCTTTTAAAAAAATGAAGCCCTCGGCCGTGTTCATCAACACGGCCAGAGGTCCCATTCACCATGAACCCGACCTGATCCAGGCCCTGAATCAAAAACAGATCTGGGGTGCCGGCCTGGATGTCACGAATCCGGAACCCATGACACCAGACAACCCGCTTTTGTCCATGGAAAATGTGTGTGTACTGCCCCACATAGGCTCCGGCACCATGGAAGCCCGGGATCAGATGTCTGTTCTGGCGGCTCAAAACATCATTGAATTCTACAAAACCGGCCGGGTCCCGCACATTGTCAACTCAGAGGTTCTGGCATGA
- a CDS encoding aspartate kinase, with product MKVIKIGGGCLKDGPTTNIILDLAAVRGKGNIFVVSAFYGITNALISGIEAALASEDTIEAVIRDLRNRHQIIVDCLMKPPEEKKLTLQKLDKLLGKLERYYFGISFTREATPRMRDIICVFGEKMSAMILAAAMASRGIDSGVALPEEAGIITDGKFMDATALMAPTRENLSLRLGRQVTENKILFVPGFYGVSDSGEITTFGRGGSDYSAAVVAAGVTADILEIWKDTPGFMTADPDNIPQCRLIPELTYEEAAELAYTGAGILHPRTVEPVRQAGIDIAIKNTYDPDARGSRITRQAREADTIIKSVSYTSDVAILKIHASGVGVRQGILSLITGAVSDSGINIKSVVTSQTCISLLVSKNDAQTAHDCIRAIHPRPFRESACRTRVALVSIVGEGLHLSRGIAARCFTAVSRADVNIEMISFGASDAAMYFLVHEDSLDPTIQALHDTFFNASPPPN from the coding sequence ATGAAAGTCATTAAAATCGGCGGCGGATGCCTAAAAGACGGGCCCACGACAAACATTATTCTGGATCTGGCGGCAGTCCGGGGAAAAGGAAATATCTTTGTGGTGTCCGCGTTTTACGGAATTACCAACGCCCTGATTTCCGGCATTGAGGCGGCACTGGCATCTGAAGACACCATTGAAGCGGTAATCCGGGACCTGAGAAACCGTCATCAGATCATTGTTGACTGTCTGATGAAACCGCCTGAAGAAAAAAAACTGACCCTTCAGAAACTGGATAAACTGCTCGGCAAACTGGAACGGTACTATTTCGGCATTAGTTTCACCCGGGAAGCCACGCCGAGGATGCGGGATATAATCTGTGTCTTTGGGGAAAAGATGTCCGCCATGATCCTGGCAGCGGCCATGGCATCCCGGGGAATTGACAGCGGCGTGGCCCTGCCGGAAGAGGCCGGCATCATCACGGACGGCAAATTCATGGATGCCACGGCCCTGATGGCCCCCACCCGGGAAAATCTGTCCCTGCGCCTGGGCAGACAGGTCACGGAAAACAAAATTTTGTTTGTTCCCGGATTCTATGGTGTCAGTGACTCCGGAGAAATCACCACATTCGGCAGAGGCGGGTCTGATTATTCCGCAGCCGTGGTCGCTGCCGGAGTCACGGCCGATATTCTGGAAATCTGGAAAGACACCCCGGGATTCATGACGGCGGACCCGGACAATATTCCCCAATGCCGGCTGATTCCTGAACTGACCTATGAGGAAGCTGCGGAACTGGCCTATACGGGTGCCGGAATTCTGCATCCCCGCACGGTGGAGCCGGTACGGCAGGCAGGTATTGACATTGCCATCAAAAACACCTATGACCCGGATGCCCGGGGCAGCCGGATCACCCGCCAGGCCAGAGAAGCCGACACCATTATCAAAAGTGTTTCCTACACAAGCGATGTCGCTATTTTAAAAATCCATGCCTCGGGCGTGGGGGTCCGGCAGGGCATTCTTTCCCTGATCACGGGGGCTGTTTCCGACAGCGGCATCAACATCAAATCCGTGGTAACCTCCCAGACCTGTATCAGCCTGCTGGTTTCCAAAAACGACGCCCAAACCGCCCATGACTGTATCCGGGCCATTCACCCGCGGCCTTTCCGGGAATCGGCCTGCAGAACCCGGGTGGCTCTGGTCAGTATTGTGGGAGAAGGGCTGCACCTGAGCCGGGGCATTGCGGCCCGATGTTTTACTGCGGTTTCCAGAGCAGATGTCAACATTGAAATGATCTCTTTCGGGGCCTCGGATGCGGCCATGTATTTTCTGGTGCATGAAGACAGCCTGGATCCCACCATTCAGGCACTGCACGACACCTTTTTCAATGCTTCGCCGCCACCCAATTGA
- a CDS encoding DUF1848 domain-containing protein: MIRADQKRVPARAPVIISASRATDIPAFYSDWLIHRLEAGYAVWVNPFNRKPGYISFEAARLFVFWTKNPRPLMPRLDEFEKRDTNYYFQFTLNDYESEKLEPRLPPLQERIHTFRELSDKIGRHRVIWRFDPLIVTPGLSVEHLLEKIASIGSRLMHKTDKLVVSFVDVAAYQKVQNSLIRELDCFDRASVFSAEPSESQIRQIARGLEQLKTRWYKQGWDITVATCGESMDLKTDYGIVKNKCIDDDLIRRVFSHDQKLMRFVDYGETDPDTVRQLEMFATSKKVDLKDKGQRKACGCISSKDIGMYDTCPHFCVYCYANTSRNKVNHHIARHSQYGEGLVDSPKSSQL; encoded by the coding sequence GTGATTCGGGCAGATCAAAAAAGGGTCCCGGCCCGGGCACCGGTCATTATTTCCGCCAGCCGGGCCACGGATATTCCCGCATTTTACTCTGACTGGCTGATTCACCGGCTTGAAGCCGGATATGCCGTGTGGGTCAACCCGTTCAACCGGAAGCCCGGTTATATTTCCTTTGAAGCGGCCCGCCTGTTTGTGTTCTGGACCAAAAACCCCAGGCCCCTGATGCCCCGTCTGGATGAATTTGAAAAAAGAGATACCAATTATTATTTTCAGTTTACGCTCAACGATTATGAGTCCGAAAAACTGGAACCCCGTCTGCCGCCGCTGCAAGAGCGGATCCACACATTCAGGGAACTGTCCGACAAAATCGGCAGACACCGTGTGATCTGGCGGTTCGATCCCTTGATCGTCACCCCCGGGCTGTCTGTGGAACATCTGCTGGAAAAAATCGCATCCATCGGCAGCCGGTTGATGCATAAAACTGATAAACTGGTGGTCAGTTTCGTGGATGTTGCCGCATATCAAAAGGTTCAGAACAGCCTGATTCGGGAACTGGATTGTTTTGACAGGGCTTCCGTGTTTTCTGCTGAGCCGTCAGAATCGCAGATCCGACAGATCGCCCGGGGACTTGAACAATTGAAAACACGCTGGTACAAACAGGGCTGGGATATCACCGTGGCCACCTGCGGAGAATCCATGGACCTGAAAACGGATTACGGCATTGTCAAAAACAAATGCATCGATGATGATCTGATTCGCAGGGTATTCTCCCATGATCAGAAATTGATGCGGTTTGTGGATTATGGTGAAACCGATCCGGACACTGTCCGGCAACTGGAAATGTTTGCCACCTCCAAAAAAGTCGATCTCAAGGACAAGGGCCAGCGCAAAGCCTGCGGCTGCATCTCCAGCAAAGATATCGGGATGTACGATACCTGCCCGCATTTCTGTGTCTATTGCTATGCCAATACATCCCGAAACAAGGTGAACCACCATATTGCCCGGCACAGTCAATATGGAGAGGGTCTTGTGGATTCACCAAAGTCATCTCAACTCTGA
- a CDS encoding hybrid sensor histidine kinase/response regulator translates to MRLPFRSAASIGWITVIIVLIMVLSAGFYTRMTLRSVERILPTILLDQLQALSRVSEELSEVIIQSALIQKDPAPETVAGLVRQVDEVYTSLVALRNTYVFDNLLQASTFHDAVAPALVDVRQWLTLGVSGHPPHSDLSLNIVYSRLRFAQAKAWNIRNDSHASAQIILDRQRERLEKFLTGVNIFMWLSGLVFLLVLMLMFRHRKLLKSEAAAQSERRQAEKSLCHSEERAVRQRKAIADLALDPVVHSEDKEAAFARLVETACKTIHVSRANVWQFSNDDTVLECVAFFGVDPDGNTPGMQIKTADFPRYFERFQKEGRIFVDDALKDERMREFVDFYLVPMGITSTLDAGIISQGKLVGIFTMAHTGEKRTWHPDEEAFAGTLAGMAAQVIFNAEHRRLTSQLRQAQKMESVGRLAGGVAHDFNNMLGVILGHVELAMGRIGSMGPVHNDLERIRESAMRSADLTKQLLTFARKQIISPRVLDLNDTVDSMLSMLRRLIGENIRLIWQPGKELWPVKMDPSQIDQILANLCVNARDAISGVGTITIQTDRKTLDQMYCDHHSGAVPGEYVLLSVGDDGAGMDKAVLKNLFEPFFTTKDIGKGTGLGLATVYGIVKQNNGYINVYSEPGLGSVFRIYLPRHIITDPDLLSDVHEADPILPAGNETILLVEDEPAILEVTGLMLQSLGYTVLSADTPKKAITLAKTHDKKIHLLLTDVVMPEMNGKDLAGYLSTLHPDLKCVFMSGYTADVIAHHEVGHKGVQFIQKPFSKNELATRVRTALDR, encoded by the coding sequence ATGAGGCTTCCTTTTCGAAGCGCAGCATCCATCGGCTGGATCACTGTCATTATCGTTTTGATAATGGTATTGTCCGCCGGATTTTATACCCGGATGACCCTGCGGTCTGTGGAACGGATCCTGCCGACCATTCTGCTGGACCAGCTCCAGGCGTTGAGCCGGGTTTCAGAAGAACTCAGTGAGGTGATCATTCAATCCGCTTTGATCCAGAAGGATCCGGCCCCGGAAACGGTTGCCGGTCTGGTCCGCCAGGTGGATGAGGTGTACACATCCCTGGTGGCATTGCGTAACACCTATGTGTTTGATAACCTTTTACAGGCCTCCACGTTTCATGATGCCGTGGCACCTGCTCTGGTGGATGTCAGACAATGGCTGACGCTGGGTGTGTCCGGTCATCCCCCGCACAGTGACTTGTCCCTGAACATTGTCTATTCCCGGCTGCGCTTTGCCCAGGCCAAGGCATGGAACATCCGCAATGATTCCCATGCCTCCGCCCAGATCATTCTTGACCGGCAGCGGGAACGCCTGGAAAAATTTTTAACGGGTGTCAATATTTTCATGTGGCTGAGCGGTCTTGTTTTTTTGCTGGTTCTGATGTTGATGTTCCGCCACCGCAAGTTGCTGAAAAGTGAAGCCGCTGCCCAGTCCGAGCGCCGGCAGGCGGAAAAGAGTCTGTGCCACAGCGAAGAGCGCGCCGTGAGACAGCGAAAAGCCATTGCCGATCTGGCGCTGGACCCTGTGGTTCATTCAGAAGACAAAGAAGCGGCGTTTGCCCGGCTTGTGGAAACGGCCTGCAAAACCATTCATGTGTCCCGGGCCAATGTCTGGCAGTTTTCCAACGACGACACCGTGCTGGAATGTGTGGCGTTTTTCGGTGTTGATCCCGATGGGAACACACCGGGAATGCAGATCAAGACAGCCGATTTTCCCCGTTATTTTGAACGGTTTCAAAAAGAGGGGCGAATATTTGTCGACGATGCGTTAAAAGATGAGCGCATGCGTGAATTCGTGGATTTTTATCTCGTTCCCATGGGAATCACTTCCACTTTGGATGCCGGTATTATTTCCCAGGGGAAGCTGGTCGGGATTTTTACCATGGCCCACACAGGTGAAAAACGGACATGGCATCCGGACGAGGAAGCTTTTGCCGGCACCCTGGCCGGTATGGCGGCCCAGGTCATCTTCAATGCCGAGCACCGCCGCCTGACCTCCCAGCTCAGGCAGGCTCAGAAAATGGAGTCCGTGGGCCGGCTGGCCGGCGGTGTGGCCCATGATTTCAATAACATGCTGGGGGTGATTCTGGGGCATGTGGAATTGGCAATGGGACGGATCGGTTCTATGGGGCCGGTACACAATGACCTGGAACGAATCCGGGAATCCGCCATGCGTTCCGCGGATCTGACCAAACAACTACTGACATTTGCCAGAAAGCAGATCATCTCCCCCCGGGTCCTGGATCTGAACGACACTGTGGACAGCATGCTCAGTATGTTACGTCGATTGATCGGTGAGAATATCCGTCTGATCTGGCAGCCGGGCAAAGAGCTGTGGCCCGTTAAAATGGATCCCTCCCAGATCGATCAGATCCTGGCCAACCTGTGTGTAAATGCCAGAGATGCCATCAGCGGTGTGGGCACCATCACCATTCAAACGGATAGAAAAACGTTGGATCAAATGTATTGCGACCATCACTCCGGTGCTGTTCCGGGAGAGTATGTCCTGCTGTCAGTGGGTGATGACGGGGCCGGCATGGACAAAGCGGTCTTAAAAAATCTGTTCGAGCCTTTTTTTACCACCAAGGATATCGGTAAAGGCACGGGCCTTGGCCTTGCAACGGTCTACGGGATTGTCAAACAGAACAACGGCTATATCAATGTATACAGTGAGCCGGGTCTTGGGTCTGTTTTCAGAATATATCTGCCCCGGCATATCATCACGGACCCGGATTTATTGTCTGATGTTCATGAAGCCGATCCCATACTGCCGGCCGGTAATGAAACCATTTTGCTGGTGGAAGATGAACCGGCCATACTGGAAGTGACCGGGCTGATGCTTCAAAGCCTGGGATATACGGTTTTATCGGCGGACACCCCGAAAAAAGCCATCACTCTGGCGAAAACCCATGATAAAAAGATTCACCTGCTTTTGACGGATGTGGTGATGCCGGAAATGAACGGCAAGGATCTGGCCGGCTACCTTTCAACATTACATCCGGATCTCAAGTGTGTGTTCATGTCCGGATATACGGCAGATGTCATTGCCCATCACGAGGTGGGCCACAAAGGGGTTCAGTTTATTCAGAAACCGTTTTCAAAAAATGAACTGGCAACCCGGGTCAGAACCGCCCTGGACAGGTAA
- a CDS encoding TAXI family TRAP transporter solute-binding subunit: MPLFRIGTGGLMGVYYPIGRALAIGFSSTWTADGRVAVAQTSGGSVANVRALAKKEIEAALIQADVAFRALNGTGSFSGEKIPSLQAIASLYPERLQMMVRKDAGIHGVRDLKNKTMSLDESGSGTLAVMRIVLDAYGLTETDLDPVYLKPEFTIESLAQRRLDGISLMSGTPAPAIAQIMSPQFSLVPVDPEIAATIHQRHPYLLPGVIPADTYPGVPEIPTLEVYALLVVREDVDEALVYELTKTLWNAETQRLLRAAHPLGHAITMQSSLYGLTLALHPGAVQFYRQHHALPEGDAIP, translated from the coding sequence ATGCCGCTATTCCGTATCGGTACGGGTGGGTTGATGGGGGTTTATTATCCCATCGGCCGGGCACTGGCCATTGGATTTTCATCCACCTGGACCGCCGATGGCCGGGTGGCCGTTGCCCAGACCTCAGGAGGATCCGTGGCCAATGTGCGGGCTTTGGCCAAAAAAGAGATCGAAGCCGCCCTGATTCAGGCGGATGTGGCTTTCCGTGCCCTGAATGGGACAGGGTCTTTTTCAGGAGAAAAAATACCCTCTTTGCAGGCCATCGCCAGCCTGTACCCGGAACGGTTGCAAATGATGGTCCGAAAAGATGCCGGCATTCACGGTGTCAGAGACCTGAAAAATAAAACCATGTCTCTGGATGAGTCAGGATCCGGCACACTGGCTGTCATGCGCATTGTCCTTGACGCGTATGGATTAACGGAAACAGATCTTGACCCCGTGTATCTCAAACCGGAATTTACCATTGAAAGCCTGGCGCAACGTCGACTTGACGGGATTTCTCTCATGTCAGGAACGCCCGCCCCGGCCATTGCGCAAATCATGAGTCCGCAATTTTCTCTGGTCCCCGTGGATCCGGAAATTGCCGCAACCATTCATCAGCGCCATCCTTATCTTCTGCCGGGAGTGATTCCGGCGGACACTTACCCGGGCGTCCCTGAGATTCCGACGCTGGAAGTTTATGCCCTGCTGGTGGTTCGGGAAGATGTCGATGAAGCCCTGGTGTATGAATTGACCAAAACGCTCTGGAATGCTGAAACCCAGCGGCTGCTCCGGGCGGCCCATCCTCTGGGCCATGCCATTACCATGCAATCTTCTCTGTATGGCCTCACACTGGCCCTTCATCCCGGGGCCGTTCAATTCTACCGTCAGCACCACGCATTGCCGGAAGGGGATGCCATACCATGA
- a CDS encoding ferritin family protein → MAYDFNVNEVFEMAIQIEANGANFYRKAAELQKEPDNKAFLEKLARMEDKHKVIFESMQKEVSEGEKQETVFDPADELSMYLKAMADNHGGEGDPDIVDAFTGEEPIEEIITTAIGLEKESILFYLGLKDLVPAKYGHDKLDHIIKEEKMHIAQLTGFLKKIKA, encoded by the coding sequence ATGGCATATGATTTTAATGTGAACGAAGTATTTGAAATGGCAATCCAGATCGAAGCCAACGGCGCCAATTTTTACAGAAAAGCCGCCGAACTGCAAAAAGAGCCGGACAACAAGGCGTTTCTGGAAAAACTGGCCCGCATGGAAGACAAGCACAAAGTGATTTTTGAATCCATGCAAAAAGAGGTTTCCGAGGGGGAAAAACAAGAAACCGTGTTTGATCCGGCCGATGAACTGTCCATGTATCTGAAAGCCATGGCAGACAATCACGGCGGTGAAGGAGACCCGGATATTGTCGATGCTTTCACCGGTGAAGAACCCATTGAAGAGATCATCACCACAGCCATCGGCCTGGAAAAAGAATCCATTTTATTCTACCTGGGACTCAAGGACCTGGTCCCTGCCAAATACGGACATGACAAGCTGGATCATATCATCAAGGAAGAAAAAATGCACATCGCCCAGTTGACCGGGTTTTTGAAAAAAATCAAGGCATAA